The following DNA comes from Mycolicibacterium aromaticivorans JS19b1 = JCM 16368.
GAACCACCCCCACCGCGGCCCGCCCGGCGCGTAGCCATGACGCCAATTCCGTACCGGGCTGCGCCGCTATCACGACGGCGCCACGGCGATCCATCTCGTCGCGTTGCGCTGTGGTGATTGGCACCGCGGAGACCACCGCAAATGCGCGGCCCACGATCTCGTCGAATCGTTTGCCGTTCGACACAATCGGGTTCGGGCAGAGTCTGCCGGCAAGCTGTCGCCGTCCCGGCGATCTCATGACCAGGCCACTGGCGCGCAGTCCCGGTGTCGCACTGTCCACGGCCTTGTCTCGTACGCCGGGGATCAGGTGCAACCGGGGCACGACGATTCTGCGCAGCGCATCTCCGACGCGACCCCCTGCGGTCATTGCCGCTCCCACAGCCAGCGCGAAGCGGATGAGATTGCGGGCGTGCGGCTTTCGCTCGTCCTCGTAACTGCCGAGCACCGCCTCGGGCAGCCAGCCGTTGATCACGCCCGCCAGCTTCCACGACAGATTCATCGCGTCGCGCAGTCCCGCACCCAATCCCTGGCCGATGAACGGCGGGGTCAAGTGGGCGGCGTCGCCCAGGATGAACATGTTCGACCGGCGCCACCGGGTGGCGATCTGAGCCCGGAAGGTGTACTCGGCGACCCGCACGAGATCCAGTTCTTCGGGGGCCACTCCGTCCACCCAGGGACGGATCAGCGGACACAGCGCCGCAAGCGTGGCATAGTCGTCGGCGGTTTCCTCCTTGAGCAACCGGAACTCCCACCGGTAGCGGGATGGTCCGATGCGCATGTAGGTGGCGGCGCGGCCGGGGTCGCAGACTTGGTGCACGCCGTCCCACTGGCCCAGGTCGGCGTCGGTCATCACGTCGGCGACTAGCCAGCGTTGCTGAAACTTCAGGTCGTCCATGGCCGAACCGATCGCCTTGCGCACCAGACTGTTCGCGCCGTCGCAACCGAGCACATAGCGCGTCTCGACACAGTGCTGCTCGCCGGTGGACCGGTCGGTGACGGTGACGCGTGCACGGTCGGCGCTGATCGGCACGACGTCGATAACTTCGGCGTTGCCCCGTAATACGGCGTTCGGATGCTTCTCGAGGTTGTCGCGCAGCAGTCGTTCCAGATCCGGCTGGTCGAACATGTTGGCCTGCGGATAGCCGTTGGCGCTCAGCGCCTCTTCACGGCGGAACTCGGCCAGCACACGCATGTCCGGATCGCGGAGCTGAAGCCCACGGGCCGGGCGCGAGATCGCCGCGAACTGCTCGCCGACTCCCAGTCCCGCCAACAGCCGGAACACCTCGTCGTCGAGGTGGACCGCGCGCGGCTGAGGATAGACATCAGTCCAGCGGTCCAGCACCAGGCAGTCGACGCCGTATCGGGCGAGTGCGGTCGCCGCCGATACGCCTGTCGGGCCGGCACCGACGATCACCACAGGCATGAAGGCGGGCAGCGCCGTCATGCGAATCTGACTGGGTTGCGCTGAGTTCCGAGGTCGATCTTGCCGTCGTCGGTTCCGACCGTGGCCTCGACGATGTCGCCATCATGCAGATAGTTGGTGTTCTTGGCCTGGCCCGCGAAGAACAGTTTCCACTTCAGTTCGTCAGGCAGCAGGGCGGAGAGCTTCTGCACCGCTTTGGGGGGTGCGGACAGTGCTGTACCGACCGGGGTGCCGGTCAGTATCAGGTCACCGGCGGACAGTGCCTGGAAGCGGGTCAGCGCCGCCAGGGCCTGGACCGGCTTGTAGATCATGTCGGCCTTGACCGTGCTGTCCTGCCGGAGTTGCCCGTTGACCTTGAGTCGTAGCCGCAGGTCGTCGAAGCGGGCCAGTTCGTCGCGGTCCACCAGCACCAGGGCTGGTCCCACCGGGGTGAAACCTGGATACGACTTGCCTTCGTAGAACTGAGTTTTGGTCAACTGGACATCCCGCGCGCTGACATCATTGGTCACCACAAGTCCGCAAATATAGTCGGCGAGGTTGTCCGCGGTGACAGTGGTGCCGACGGGGACGTCGGCCCCGATCA
Coding sequences within:
- a CDS encoding bifunctional 3-(3-hydroxy-phenyl)propionate/3-hydroxycinnamic acid hydroxylase is translated as MTALPAFMPVVIVGAGPTGVSAATALARYGVDCLVLDRWTDVYPQPRAVHLDDEVFRLLAGLGVGEQFAAISRPARGLQLRDPDMRVLAEFRREEALSANGYPQANMFDQPDLERLLRDNLEKHPNAVLRGNAEVIDVVPISADRARVTVTDRSTGEQHCVETRYVLGCDGANSLVRKAIGSAMDDLKFQQRWLVADVMTDADLGQWDGVHQVCDPGRAATYMRIGPSRYRWEFRLLKEETADDYATLAALCPLIRPWVDGVAPEELDLVRVAEYTFRAQIATRWRRSNMFILGDAAHLTPPFIGQGLGAGLRDAMNLSWKLAGVINGWLPEAVLGSYEDERKPHARNLIRFALAVGAAMTAGGRVGDALRRIVVPRLHLIPGVRDKAVDSATPGLRASGLVMRSPGRRQLAGRLCPNPIVSNGKRFDEIVGRAFAVVSAVPITTAQRDEMDRRGAVVIAAQPGTELASWLRAGRAAVGVVRPDRTVLTAGRSVAKVLDAVPAFAPDVQAAHV
- a CDS encoding fumarylacetoacetate hydrolase family protein gives rise to the protein MTISVYRTADGWWAGTADSVARIATTATTTAALLADRTAIDAAVANTETVAPATLELLSPVTAPCRVVAQMTNFASHVIDTGGDPKSVPLTFFRKASGSITGPVDDIVKPTHVRLLDYEVEIGLVIGADVPVGTTVTADNLADYICGLVVTNDVSARDVQLTKTQFYEGKSYPGFTPVGPALVLVDRDELARFDDLRLRLKVNGQLRQDSTVKADMIYKPVQALAALTRFQALSAGDLILTGTPVGTALSAPPKAVQKLSALLPDELKWKLFFAGQAKNTNYLHDGDIVEATVGTDDGKIDLGTQRNPVRFA